The nucleotide sequence ACTGCTCTGCCGGCTCGGACATCGGGATGCGGCTCCCTGCCTGGTCACGGGGGGTTCGTTGACTACGAATGGGCTACTGCTCAGCTACTGAGCCGTAGCGTATCGACGCCGATACGGTTCGGCACTGCGGTCTTTGCCACACCTAGTCTGGCTTGCATGACGTCCACCCAAGGCTCCGGCGGACCCTGGTCCGACCTCGACCGGCCCCCACTGAACGCCCCCGCGCTGCGCCGCGCCCTCGTCCTCCCCGACGGACTGTGGACCTCGCTCGACGTGGTCCCCACCACCGGATCCACCAACAGCGACCTCACCGCCCGCGCCGACGAACTGCCCGAGGGCGCGGTGCTCGTCGCCGAGGAGCAGACCTCCGGCCGCGGCCGCCTCGACCGCAGCTGGACCGCCCCCGCCCGCTCGGGGCTCTTCCTCTCCGTCCTCCTCAAGCCCGCGGCGCCGGTCCACCGCTGGGGCTGGCTCCCGCTGCTCACCGGCGTCGCCGCGGCGACCGGCCTCGCCAAGGCCGCCGGCGTCGACATGTCCCTCAAGTGGCCCAACGACCTGCTGGTTTCCGTCGGAGGCGAGGAACGCAAGACCGGCGGCATCCTCGCCGAGCGGGCCGGAGCGGACGGCGTCGTCGTCGGCCTCGGCATCAACGTCACCCTCCGCGAGGACGAACTCCCCGTCCCCGCGGCCGGCTCCCTCCTCCTCGCCGGCGCCGTCTCCACCGACCGCGACACCCTCCTGCGGGCCGTCCTGCGCTCCCTCGCCGAGTGGTACGGCGACTGGTCGCGGGCCGACGGAGACCCCGCCGAATCCGGCCTCCAGGCGGCCTACGCGGCCGGCTGCGCCACCCTCGGCCGCCGCGTCAGGGCCGAGCTCCCCGGCGAGCGGATGCTGGAGGGCGAGGCCGTGGCCCTCGACGGCGACGGCCGCCTGGTCGTCGCCACGGAAGGCGGCGGCACGGAGGCGGTCGGAGCCGGCGACATCGTCCACCTCAGGACCTAGGGGGTGTCTTGTCGATCAGGCCGGATCAGGGAGCGGCGGCTGGTGCCGTGCATCGCAAGGCGGAGGAGGGAGTCGACGCGGAGCGTCGACGAGTGACGACAACGCGGCGAGGCGCGGTGCCAGGCGTCGCGAGCCCGGCATGATCGGCAAGACACCCCCTAGGGGGTGCCGTGCCGGTCAGGCGGCTCGACCGGCAGGACACCCCCGGGTCCCGGCCCGCGGACCACGGCGGCGGACTTCAAGGCGTGAGCCAAGCCACAGCTGTCGTATCGTGGACCGCGATCCAGGGCGACAGATCGGCAGGGCAAGTGGGCAGGGAACGGGCAGGAGGCGGCCGGTGACCGTCGACGACGAGAACGAGGGCGGCGCGCCCGAGCCTCCCACGTACCCCACCCCGCATCACGAGGTCGACCACACGGCGGAGCCGACCGACGATCCGCTCGCCATCCGCCTCGAACAGCTCATCCTCGGCGCGGACCGCCGCTACACCCCGTTCCAGGCCGCCCGGACGGCCGGCGTCTCCATGGAGTTGGCCTCCCGGTTCTGGCGCGCCATGGGCTTCGCCGACATCGGCCAGGCCAAGGCGCTCACCGAGGCCGACGTGCTGGCCCTGCGCCGGCTCGCCGGTCTCGTCGAGGCCGGACTGCTCAGCGAGCCGATGGCCGTCCAGGTCGCCCGTTCCACCGGGCAGACCACGGCCCGGCTCGCCGAGTGGCAGATCGACTCCTTCCTGGAGGGCCTGACCGAGCCGCCCGAGCCCGGCATGACCCGCACCGAGGTCACGTACCCCCTGGTGGAGCTGCTCCTGCCCGAGCTGGAGGAGTTCCTGATCTACGTCTGGCGGCGGCAGCTCGCCGCCGCCACCGGCCGGGTCGTGCAGGCCGCCGACGACGAGGAGATGGTCGACCGGCGCCTCGCGGTCGGCTTCGCCGACCTCGTCGGCTTCACCCGGCTCACCCGCCGCCTCGAGGAGGAGGAGCTCGGCGAGCTCGTCGAGGCCTTCGAGACCACCTGCGCCGACCTGGTCGCCGCGCACGGCGGCCGGCTCATCAAGACCCTCGGCGACGAGGTGCTGTACGCCGCCGACGACGCCGGCACCGCCGCCGAGATCGCGCTGCGCCTGATCGAGACCCTCAGCCACGACGAGACGATGCCCGCACTGCGCGTCGGCATCGCCTTCGGCACGGTCACGACCCGGATGGGCGACGTCTTCGGCACCACCGTGAACCTGGCGAGCCGCCTCACCTCGATAGCGCCGAAGGACGCCGTCCTCGTCGACGGCGCGCTCGCGGAGGAGCTCTCCAGGACCGGGGAGGCGCCCGTCTCGGAGACGGAGGCCGCCGAGGAGGCGGCCCGTGCCGAGAAGGAGGGCCGGCAGCCGGCCACGTACCGCTTCGCGCTCCAGCCGATGTGGCAGCGCCCGGTCCGCGGCCTCGGCGTCGTCGAACCCTGGCTCCTGACCCGCCGCCCCACCTAGGATCTCCCGTGAACGCCTGTTAACCCTCGTTAACAGGCCCTGACCGGGAGGGTGTGCGGGATGTCCGAGCAGCGTTTTGGTGAGTTCGTCGTGGTCCGGAAGGACGCGGACGGGCCCGGCGGCGGGCACGTCGCCGAGCTGGTCCTCGACCGGCCCAAGGCGATGAACGCCGTCTCCTCCGAGATGGCCCGCTCCCTCGGTGCCGCCTGCGAGGCGCTCGCCGCCGACGCCTCCGTCCGCGTCACCGTGCTGACCTCCTCGAACGACCGGGCCTTCTGCGTCGGCGCCGACCTCAAGGAGCGCAACTCGTTCACCGACGCCGAGCTGGTCCGCCAGCGGCCGACCGCGCGCGCCGCCTACACCGGCGTCCTGGAGCTGCCGATGCCGACCGTCGCCGCCGTGCACGGCTTCGCCCTCGGCGGCGGTTTCGAGCTGGCGCTCGCCTGCGACGTGATCGTCGCCGACGCGACCGCCGTGGTCGGCCTGCCCGAGGTCTCCGTGGGCGTCATCCCCGGCGGCGGCGGTACGCAGCTGCTGCCGCGCCGGGTGGGTGCGGCGCGCGCCGCGGAGCTGGTCTTCACGGCCCGCCGGGTGGAGGCGGCGGAGGCCCGCGAGCTGGGCCTGGTGGACCTTCTGGAGGAGGACGCGCGGACGGGCGCCCTGGAGCTCGCGGGCAGGATGGCGGCCAACTCGCCGGTCGGGCTCCGCGCGGCGAAGAAGGCCATGCGGCTCGGCCAGGGCCTGGACCTGCGGGCGGGCCTCGAGGTCGAGGACGCGGCGTGGCGGTCGGTGGCCTTCTCCGGGGACCGGGCGGAGGGCGTGGCGGCCTTCAACGAGAAGCGGAAGCCGAACTGGCCGGGTGAGTGAGTTTTACCGTTTTGTACTAAATGTGACTTACGGTGACGTCTCGGAAGGGAAAACGGATCAAACCTCCCTAAGCTGGAGGAATGGGTGAGGACGTACGGCTGCGGGCCGTAGTGGCGCTGGCGCAGGGGATGGCGGCGGCGCACACTCCACGCGAGTTCTGGCGGGCGGCGGCGCTCGGGTCCTGCGAGGGGCTCGACGGGAGCTTCGCCGCCCTCTCCGTCTGGCAGCGGGACCACGGCCGCCTCAAGGTCCTGGTGAACGCCGGGCAGCGGGCGGTGGGCGAGGAGGAGTTCCCGGACTCGGAGACGTACCCGGTGCACCAGTTCCCCGAGATCACCGAGTTCCTGCACGAGCAGTGGGCGGGCGGCGGTGAGCCGGACGCCTGGGTGGAGACCGCCGACGACCGGGTCCCGACGGGCCGGGTGACCGGTCTGCGCCGGCGCGGGCGGGGCTGCTGCGTGGTGGCCCCGATCGTGCTGCACGGCCGGGCGTGGGGTGAGCTGTACGTGGCCCGCCCACCGGAGCAGAAAGCTTTCACCCGGGCGGACGCCGACTTCGCGACCGTCCTGGCGGCGGTGGTCGCGGCGGGCATCGCCCAGGCGGAACGCCTGGAGGAGGTCCGCAAGCTCGCCTTCACCGACCCGCTGACCGGCCTCGCCAACCGACGGGCCGTCGACACCCGCCTCGACGAGGCCATCGAGCGCTACCGGGCGGACGGCTCCGTCGTCAGCCTGATGGTCTGCGACCTCAACGGCCTCAAGCGGGTCAACGACACCCATGGCCACGCCGTCGGCGACCGCCTCCTCGAACGCTTCGGCTCGGTCCTCTCCCGCTGCGGCGCCATGCTCCCCGGCGCCCTCGCGGCCCGCCTCGGCGGCGACGAGTTCTGTCTGCTGACGGTCGGCCCGACGGCGGACGAGGTGGTCGCGGTCGCCGAGGAACTCTGCGTACGGGCGGCGGAGCTGGAACTGGGGGAGGGCGTGGCCTGCGGGGTGGCGTCCACCGGCGACCCGATCGGGCCCCTGAGGTCCGCCCGCCGCCTCTTCCGCCTCGCGGACGCTGCCCAGTACCAGGCGAAGGCGGCCCGCTCGTCGAAACCGGTGGTGGCGGGCCGCGACGGCACGGTCATCCGCCTCGCGGACGCCCCGCCGGGAGCCCGCGACCGCCGGAGGTTCCGGGACGCACCGCCGGTGGAGCTGCCGCCGGAGGGCGGGGACGGGGGCGGGTGAGGAGCCGCGGGCGCGGGCTTCCCCTCGGGGGGGCGTGGGCGGCGGACCGGGGGTCATCGGCGAGGATCGATCCGGTAAGGGGTCGTCCGGTGGAGGGCCGGTGACGAAGTCACCTAGTGACATGTCGGTCTTCAATCCGTAGGGTGCTGAATATGGATATGCAGACAGTCGTCCTCGGCACGTCCGGCACGACCCCGCAGGACGTCATCGACGTCGCCCGTCACGGCGCCCGCGTCGAGCTGTCGCCCGAGGCCGTGGAGGCCCTGGCCGCCGCCCGGGACATCGTCG is from Streptomyces venezuelae ATCC 10712 and encodes:
- a CDS encoding biotin--[acetyl-CoA-carboxylase] ligase gives rise to the protein MTSTQGSGGPWSDLDRPPLNAPALRRALVLPDGLWTSLDVVPTTGSTNSDLTARADELPEGAVLVAEEQTSGRGRLDRSWTAPARSGLFLSVLLKPAAPVHRWGWLPLLTGVAAATGLAKAAGVDMSLKWPNDLLVSVGGEERKTGGILAERAGADGVVVGLGINVTLREDELPVPAAGSLLLAGAVSTDRDTLLRAVLRSLAEWYGDWSRADGDPAESGLQAAYAAGCATLGRRVRAELPGERMLEGEAVALDGDGRLVVATEGGGTEAVGAGDIVHLRT
- a CDS encoding adenylate/guanylate cyclase domain-containing protein, which codes for MTVDDENEGGAPEPPTYPTPHHEVDHTAEPTDDPLAIRLEQLILGADRRYTPFQAARTAGVSMELASRFWRAMGFADIGQAKALTEADVLALRRLAGLVEAGLLSEPMAVQVARSTGQTTARLAEWQIDSFLEGLTEPPEPGMTRTEVTYPLVELLLPELEEFLIYVWRRQLAAATGRVVQAADDEEMVDRRLAVGFADLVGFTRLTRRLEEEELGELVEAFETTCADLVAAHGGRLIKTLGDEVLYAADDAGTAAEIALRLIETLSHDETMPALRVGIAFGTVTTRMGDVFGTTVNLASRLTSIAPKDAVLVDGALAEELSRTGEAPVSETEAAEEAARAEKEGRQPATYRFALQPMWQRPVRGLGVVEPWLLTRRPT
- a CDS encoding enoyl-CoA hydratase/isomerase family protein, whose product is MSEQRFGEFVVVRKDADGPGGGHVAELVLDRPKAMNAVSSEMARSLGAACEALAADASVRVTVLTSSNDRAFCVGADLKERNSFTDAELVRQRPTARAAYTGVLELPMPTVAAVHGFALGGGFELALACDVIVADATAVVGLPEVSVGVIPGGGGTQLLPRRVGAARAAELVFTARRVEAAEARELGLVDLLEEDARTGALELAGRMAANSPVGLRAAKKAMRLGQGLDLRAGLEVEDAAWRSVAFSGDRAEGVAAFNEKRKPNWPGE
- a CDS encoding GGDEF domain-containing protein; its protein translation is MGEDVRLRAVVALAQGMAAAHTPREFWRAAALGSCEGLDGSFAALSVWQRDHGRLKVLVNAGQRAVGEEEFPDSETYPVHQFPEITEFLHEQWAGGGEPDAWVETADDRVPTGRVTGLRRRGRGCCVVAPIVLHGRAWGELYVARPPEQKAFTRADADFATVLAAVVAAGIAQAERLEEVRKLAFTDPLTGLANRRAVDTRLDEAIERYRADGSVVSLMVCDLNGLKRVNDTHGHAVGDRLLERFGSVLSRCGAMLPGALAARLGGDEFCLLTVGPTADEVVAVAEELCVRAAELELGEGVACGVASTGDPIGPLRSARRLFRLADAAQYQAKAARSSKPVVAGRDGTVIRLADAPPGARDRRRFRDAPPVELPPEGGDGGG